In Nymphaea colorata isolate Beijing-Zhang1983 chromosome 5, ASM883128v2, whole genome shotgun sequence, one genomic interval encodes:
- the LOC116254300 gene encoding UDP-glucuronic acid decarboxylase 2 — MASELIFRGHDEASPVADGYSPKLEKRWPPILFRPFHYFLREQRPLFVLVGIALASLFFLLGGRNHVSSDLRHHHQQQKYYHHDRQTHAVVATDHHRLAYDTAALRRDLSVASIGGKIPLGLKAKGKRIVVTGGAGFVGSHLVDRLIERGDSVIVVDNFFTGRKENVMHHMGNPRFELIRHDVVEPILLEVDQIYHLACPASPVHYKFNPVKTIKTNVVGTLNMLGLAKRVGARFLLTSTSEVYGDPLQHPQQESYWGNVNPIGVRSCYDEGKRTAETLTMDYHRGAGVEVRIARIFNTYGPRMCIDDGRVVSNFVAQALRKEPLTVYGDGKQTRSFQYVSDLVEGLIRLMEGEHVGPFNLGNPGEFTMLELAKVVQDTIDPNAKIAFRPNTADDPHKRKPDISKAKEFLGWEPKVSLREGLPHMVSDFRKRIFGDHSEQASTA, encoded by the exons ATGGCATCGGAGTTGATTTTCCGAGGCCACGACGAGGCCTCTCCCGTCGCAGACGGTTACTCCCCTAAGCTGGAGAAGCGGTGGCCGCCGATTCTCTTCCGCCCCTTCCACTACTTCCTCCGAGAGCAGCGCCCCCTCTTCGTTCTGGTCGGCATCGCCCTcgcctccctcttcttcctcctcggCGGACGCAACCATGTCTCGAGCGACCTCCGCCATCACCACCAACAACAGAAGTACTACCACCACGACCGCCAAACGCATGCGGTTGTGGCGACGGACCACCACCGGCTGGCTTACGACACGGCGGCGTTGCGGCGAGATCTGAGCGTGGCGTCGATCGGCGGGAAGATTCCTCTGGGGCTGAAGGCGAAGGGGAAGAGGATCGTGGTGACCGGAGGGGCCGGGTTCGTGGGGAGCCATCTGGTGGACAGATTGATCGAGAGAGGGGACAGCGTCATCGTGGTGGACAATTTCTTCACCGGAAGGAAGGAGAACGTCATGCACCACATGGGGAACCCGAGGTTCGAGCTCATCCGCCATGACGTCGTCGAGCCGATCCTTCTGGAGGTCGACCAGATCTACCACCTCGCCTGCCCTGCCTCCCCTGTACACTACAAATTCAACCCCGTCAAGACCATC AAGACGAACGTGGTGGGCACGCTCAACATGCTCGGTCTGGCCAAGAGGGTAGGCGCCAGGTTCCTGCTGACCAGCACCAGTGAGGTCTATGGCGATCCGCTCCAACACCCCCAGCAGGAATCCTACTGGGGCAATGTCAACCCcatcg GCGTCCGGAGTTGTTACGACGAAGGGAAGCGTACTGCGGAGACGTTGACCATGGATTACCACAGAGGCGCCGGCGTTGAG GTGAGAATTGCTCGGATCTTCAACACATACGGCCCAAGGATGTGCATCGATGATGGCCGCGTGGTCAGCAACTTCGTCGCCCAG GCCCTGAGGAAGGAGCCATTGACCGTTTACGGCGACGGCAAGCAGACAAGGAGCTTCCAGTACGTCTCTGATCTG GTGGAGGGTCTTATTAGGCTCATGGAAGGGGAGCATGTTGGTCCTTTCAATCTTGGAAATCCTGGAGAATTTACGATGCTCGAGCTCGCCAAG GTTGTTCAAGATACCATAGATCCGAATGCTAAGATTGCATTTAGGCCTAACACAGCAGACGATCCGCACAAGAGGAAGCCAGACATATCGAAGGCCAAAGAATTCCTTGGTTGGGAGCCCAAGGTTTCACTCAGGGAGGGCCTGCCACACATGGTTTCTGATTTCAGAAAGCGCATCTTTGGGGACCATTCTGAACAAGCTTCAACAGCGTAG
- the LOC116254849 gene encoding pollen-specific protein C13-like has translation MAGPKPTSAALVALFILSALAAPAHGLDRFVVQGRVYCDTCRFGFETKATTYIAGAKVRVECRDRATGQLTYGIAGVTDATGTYRIPVEEERPDEICEAILISSPQPGCTELEKGRERASILLTSNSGISSPTRYANSLGFIKDTPLPVCTQLSQLYEIEA, from the exons ATGGCCGGACCCAAGCCCACCTCCGCCGCACTGGTCGCCCTCTTCATCCTCTCGGCCCTGGCCGCCCCCGCCCATGGCCTTGACCGCTTCGTCGTTCAGGGCCGCGTCTACTGCGACACCTGTCGGTTCGGGTTCGAGACCAAGGCCACGACCTACATTGCAG GTGCAAAGGTGAGGGTAGAATGCAGGGACAGGGCAACGGGACAGCTGACGTATGGGATCGCGGGAGTGACGGATGCGACGGGAACATATAGGATCCCGGTGGAGGAGGAGAGGCCGGACGAGATCTGCGAGGCAATCCTGATCAGCAGCCCCCAGCCCGGCTGCACCGAGCTCGAGAAGGGCCGCGAGCGCGCCAGCATCCTCCTCACCAGCAACAGCGGCATCTCCTCGCCCACCCGCTACGCCAATTCCCTCGGCTTCATCAAGGACACTCCCCTGCCTGTCTGCACCCAGCTGAGCCAGCTCTATGAGATCGAGGCTTAA